ATTTGAGAAATAATTCATAGCATGAAAAACAGCTCGTCTTATTTATTCTCTATCATTTAACTTCCATAATTCCCTATTAGATGTGGTCACTGCTACAGCGCCTGCTTTAATTGCCTCTTCAATATCTTCAGCAGTAGTAATCAATCCACCTGTTATAATAGGAATCTTTATATTCTCTTTTACTGTAGAAATCATCCTTGGCATTAAGCCAGGTAGAACCTCTACATAATCTGGTTTTGAGTTTTCAATCAGTCTATAGCTCTTTTCTAGAGATTGACCATCAATTAAGAAGATTCTCTGAATCGCTATTTTATTTTTCTTCTTAGCCGTTTGTATGACACTAGAATGAGTAGAAATCAATCCTGCTAGTTTTATATTCTGGCATAAGTATATGGCTGCATATTCATCCCTACTTAATCCCTTAATCAAGTCCACATGAATAATGATGCTCTTTCTAGCCCTTTCAGCCATAGTAGAAATAGCATTTAATTGTCCAATGTGAAAATCCATAACGATACAAAATTCATAAGAGCTTTCTAAAAATTTTTCAAAATCCTTCATAGTTGAAATAGCCGGCAATACTTTTTGATTGATTCCTTCCATATTTCTTCTCCTATTATCTTTTTACTTTAGTCCTTGGGAATGGACTCGTCGATTTATTTGGCGAGCGGACTCACGTCAGCTACATCCTGTCGTCGTTCCACAATCCAAACACACTTTGCACGTTCCGTTCTTTACCATACGGGCTCCACCACAGCTAGAACATGTCTCTCCGTAGATTCTTTCACCTTCAACTTCAGTTGATTCTTTTGATTTGTTTTCTTGAACTACATCTACTTCTTGGCTCATTTGATTTACAAAAGTAAAGGTCTGTGGCTTGACTTGACATCTGCTAAAATCTCCAAGTTCAATGTCGATAATCTTGCTCAATAAATCAGAAATGGAGCTTGCAAATTTAATATATGGGTGTCTTGCCACAAAACCAGATGGTTCGTATTGTTGTCCTCTAAGCATTCTGGATATTTCTTTTGGAGGAATATTGTATTGCAACATATTAGACAAAGATTTCGATAAGGATGCTAAAAGACCTTTTACAACGGTTCCTTCTTTATCCGTAGATACAAAGACTTCTGCCATTTTTCCATCCTCATAAAAACCAAGGGTAATATATAATTCAATATCTCCGATTTTTGCAGCATGGGTACGACTAAGTCTCATGCCACCAGGTTTTTTTCTATTTGGAACATTCTTTATACAATTGCGGCTATACCCTAATAATTCCAAATATGAGTATTCTTCTAATTGTTTTTCTTTTTCATGGCTGGTGCGACTCGTTAGTGGCTGACTTACTTTACATCCATCCCTATAAATTGCAATAGCTTTAGCACCTGTTTGCCAAGCTAATTTGTGAATATTGGCCACATCTTCTACTGTAGCATCATTTGGAAGATTTACGGTTTTTGATACAGATCCACTAATTAGTGGAGTAATAGTAGATACCATAAGTACATGACCCTCTGGCCTTATCTGGTTTGCCGTATCGAAAATCTTATAATGCTCTTCTTTTAAATGAGGAGCACCTACTACGCTATCATGTTTAACTAAACCGTCTCCATCCTTTTCTAATATATAATCCATAATTTCATTGATTTCATTTTCTTTATAGCCTAAATTTTCTAAACAAATGTTTAGCACTGGATTAACCATTTCAAGGCTGCCACCACCAATTAATTGTTTAAAAACAATATGGCTGTAGAAAGGTTCAATTGAAGTTGCACCACAATCCATAGCTAGTGAAATGGTACCTGTTGGTGCAATAACACTGACTTGTGCATTGCGGTAACCATAATTTTCACCATTATTCAGGGCGTCTTTCCATGATTGTTTTAATGTATGGCTAATATCGTCTAAATCCATTTTTCTAAGTAGAGAGTGATTGATTTCTATTGGTTTATAATGGAGTTCTTCGTAATCACCTTCTAAAACACCTGCAACCCGACTGTGATTTCTTATAACTCTTAACATGTATTCTTTGTTGATTTCATATTTTTCAAATGCGCCAACTTTTTTAGCTATGAGGGCAGAAACTGCGTAAGAAGTACCTGTCATAATTCCTGATAGAGCTCCTACTAAATTCCTGCTTTCTTCAGAATCATAGGGTAAGCCAAAAGCTAATAGTAGAGATGATGTATTAGCAATGCCTAGACCTGTGGTTCTAAACATATAGGTTTTACGTGCAATGTCTTTTGTAGGAAATTGTCCCCAATGAATGGACGCCTCTAATACAAATTGTATTAGGCCTATTATATGTACAAAGCCCTCTACATCAAATGTTTTTTCTTTGTCCTTATAAAATTTAAAAACATTAATAGATGCTAGATTACAAGAAGTATCATCTAAAAAGGCGTATTCTGAGCAAGGATTCGTAGCATTAATGCGGTTGTACTTAGCTCCTACATTCCCATCTTCTCCAGCTGGGCAAGTATGCCAACTGTTAAACAAATCATCAAATTGCAAGCCAGGATCTGCGCATTCCCAGGCAGCCTTATTGATTAAATCCCAAAGATAACTTACCTTTAAAGTCTTATTAACAGAGGAATCTATTCGTCCTGTAAGCTCAATTTCTGCATCTGGATTTTTAGCCAAGTTAAAGACACTTTCCATAAACTCCTTGTTTAGTCGAACAGAGTTGTTGCTGTTTTGACCCCCTACAGTAGCATAGGCTTCGCCTTCCATAGATGTGTCATAACCCATCTTGCCTAAGTCTCTAACTTTCTTTTCTTCTTTAGCCTTCCAAGTAATAAAACTTTCTATTTCTGGATGATCGATATCGTTAATCACCATTTTTGCAGCTCTTCTAGTAGTTCCACCAGATTTTATTGCCCCTGCATTTCGATCTAAGCCTTGCAAAAAGCTCATCATACCTGATGAATATCCACCATTAGATAATCGCTCATTTAATCCCCTTATAGTAGAAAAGTTCGTTCCTACTCCAGAGCCCCCTTTAAATAATTTTGTCTCGCTAACGTATTGATCCGATATAGAGTGTTCTCCTAAGAGTTTATCTTCCACAGAAAGAATAAAACACGCAGAAGCTTGAGTTCGAGAGTATCTG
The DNA window shown above is from Alkalibaculum bacchi and carries:
- a CDS encoding vitamin B12-dependent ribonucleotide reductase — protein: MDTVIKRIFTKQLEQNSSLTVYDLFDWKTIDVLMKNWKTGKVIADMKNLEFPEHYSQTACNIIATKYFRKTGVSNEFGYERSMKEVAHRLVCFWVDALKNEGVISTENEYSILYDELVYGLLNQMWAPNSPQWFNTGLYNSYGIKGEKDELYYYDEKEKKVVESPDRYSRTQASACFILSVEDKLLGEHSISDQYVSETKLFKGGSGVGTNFSTIRGLNERLSNGGYSSGMMSFLQGLDRNAGAIKSGGTTRRAAKMVINDIDHPEIESFITWKAKEEKKVRDLGKMGYDTSMEGEAYATVGGQNSNNSVRLNKEFMESVFNLAKNPDAEIELTGRIDSSVNKTLKVSYLWDLINKAAWECADPGLQFDDLFNSWHTCPAGEDGNVGAKYNRINATNPCSEYAFLDDTSCNLASINVFKFYKDKEKTFDVEGFVHIIGLIQFVLEASIHWGQFPTKDIARKTYMFRTTGLGIANTSSLLLAFGLPYDSEESRNLVGALSGIMTGTSYAVSALIAKKVGAFEKYEINKEYMLRVIRNHSRVAGVLEGDYEELHYKPIEINHSLLRKMDLDDISHTLKQSWKDALNNGENYGYRNAQVSVIAPTGTISLAMDCGATSIEPFYSHIVFKQLIGGGSLEMVNPVLNICLENLGYKENEINEIMDYILEKDGDGLVKHDSVVGAPHLKEEHYKIFDTANQIRPEGHVLMVSTITPLISGSVSKTVNLPNDATVEDVANIHKLAWQTGAKAIAIYRDGCKVSQPLTSRTSHEKEKQLEEYSYLELLGYSRNCIKNVPNRKKPGGMRLSRTHAAKIGDIELYITLGFYEDGKMAEVFVSTDKEGTVVKGLLASLSKSLSNMLQYNIPPKEISRMLRGQQYEPSGFVARHPYIKFASSISDLLSKIIDIELGDFSRCQVKPQTFTFVNQMSQEVDVVQENKSKESTEVEGERIYGETCSSCGGARMVKNGTCKVCLDCGTTTGCS
- a CDS encoding glycerol-3-phosphate responsive antiterminator — protein: MEGINQKVLPAISTMKDFEKFLESSYEFCIVMDFHIGQLNAISTMAERARKSIIIHVDLIKGLSRDEYAAIYLCQNIKLAGLISTHSSVIQTAKKKNKIAIQRIFLIDGQSLEKSYRLIENSKPDYVEVLPGLMPRMISTVKENIKIPIITGGLITTAEDIEEAIKAGAVAVTTSNRELWKLNDRE